From the Pseudanabaena sp. FACHB-2040 genome, one window contains:
- the crtO gene encoding beta-carotene ketolase CrtO: MNYDVILIGAGHNALVCAAYLLKAGYSVLLLEKNAVPGGGATTLEVMPEAAPGFFFNPCAIDHVFIHLGPVVQELELHKYGLEYLYCDPLIFSPHPDGKYFYAHKSVEQTCQEIARFSPRDAEKYRQYDDFWQRMISALVPVFNAPPKSIIDIALNYNLTQIKDLLSLIGGDKKTLDLVRTLFTSAQDLLEEYFDAEFLRAPLARLSSELSVPPSQKTSAIGALMMSMRHNPGVARPKGGSGALTEALLKLVTHLGGQVLTEQPVEKILVDDGRAVGVRVAGGREYRASKAVISSLDAKRVFLELLSPAEVDGADPELRDRMQRRVTSHNNAILKIDCALSELPRFEHHQHRDEYWTGAVLIADSVDHVELAHTDPNIGRIPDGDPSMYAVIPSFLDPSLAPPGLHTLWIEFFAPYAIKGAEGTGLKGTGWTEETKEKVADRVIDKLASYAPNLKQAIIARRVESPAEIGQRLGVEKGNYYHFDMTFDMMMPFRPLPELANYETPIKNLLLTGAGTHPGGSISGIPGRNCAHVFLQQQNPLSALTQRLTSLVK, translated from the coding sequence ATGAACTACGACGTAATTTTGATTGGAGCGGGCCACAACGCTCTGGTGTGTGCTGCTTATCTTTTGAAAGCCGGTTACTCGGTGCTGTTGCTGGAGAAGAATGCTGTACCCGGAGGCGGGGCCACTACGTTAGAGGTGATGCCAGAGGCTGCACCGGGATTTTTCTTTAACCCCTGTGCGATCGACCACGTGTTTATTCATCTGGGGCCGGTGGTGCAAGAGCTAGAGCTACACAAGTACGGGCTGGAGTATCTGTACTGTGACCCACTGATTTTCTCCCCCCATCCCGACGGCAAGTATTTCTACGCCCATAAGTCTGTGGAGCAGACCTGCCAAGAAATTGCCCGCTTTAGCCCCCGAGATGCGGAGAAGTACCGGCAATATGATGACTTTTGGCAGCGCATGATCTCTGCGCTCGTACCCGTATTCAATGCGCCACCCAAGTCCATTATTGACATTGCCCTCAACTACAACCTGACTCAGATCAAGGACTTGCTTTCTCTAATCGGAGGCGACAAGAAAACCCTGGATCTGGTTCGGACGCTCTTTACCAGCGCCCAAGACTTGCTGGAAGAATACTTCGATGCAGAGTTTCTGCGGGCACCCCTGGCCCGGCTGTCTTCAGAGCTGAGCGTACCACCCTCGCAAAAGACCAGCGCCATTGGCGCGCTGATGATGTCTATGCGCCACAACCCCGGTGTGGCTCGACCCAAGGGCGGCTCCGGGGCGCTGACAGAGGCTCTACTGAAGTTGGTGACGCACCTGGGCGGCCAAGTGTTGACCGAGCAGCCAGTCGAGAAAATCCTGGTAGATGATGGTCGGGCTGTTGGCGTACGGGTGGCTGGGGGCCGGGAGTACCGGGCCAGCAAGGCAGTGATCTCTAGCCTCGACGCCAAGCGGGTGTTTCTGGAGCTGTTGAGCCCAGCTGAAGTGGATGGGGCCGACCCAGAACTGCGCGATCGCATGCAGCGCCGTGTCACTAGCCACAATAATGCCATTCTCAAAATCGACTGTGCCCTTTCAGAGCTGCCCCGCTTTGAGCACCACCAACACCGCGACGAGTACTGGACTGGAGCCGTCTTGATTGCCGACTCGGTTGATCACGTTGAGCTGGCTCACACCGATCCCAATATTGGCCGCATTCCCGATGGTGATCCCTCAATGTATGCGGTTATTCCCTCTTTCCTCGATCCGTCCCTAGCACCACCTGGACTGCATACGCTATGGATTGAGTTCTTTGCCCCCTATGCGATCAAAGGGGCCGAGGGCACAGGCCTCAAGGGCACAGGCTGGACAGAGGAAACCAAGGAAAAAGTGGCTGACCGCGTGATCGACAAGCTAGCCAGCTATGCTCCGAACCTGAAGCAGGCGATCATTGCCCGCCGGGTTGAAAGTCCGGCCGAAATTGGCCAGCGCCTAGGCGTGGAGAAGGGTAACTACTACCACTTCGACATGACCTTTGACATGATGATGCCGTTTCGCCCGTTGCCAGAGCTAGCCAACTACGAGACCCCAATTAAAAACCTGTTGCTCACTGGAGCGGGCACTCACCCTGGCGGCTCGATTTCGGGTATACCAGGACGCAATTGCGCCCACGTTTTCCTACAGCAACAGAATCCGCTCTCAGCGCTAACACAGCGGCTTACGAGCCTGGTTAAGTAG